The bacterium DNA window GGCGATGCAGTACGGCTTTTACTCTGTCTGTGTAAATCCGTGCTGGGTGCAGACCTGCAGCCAGCAGCTCGCCGGCAGCGGAGTAAAGGTCTGTTCGGTGATCGGCTTTCCCTTCGGCGCCCATTGCACATGCCTCAAGGTCGCGGAAACCGAACGGGCGGTGCAAGACGGCGCAGCGGAGGTGGATATGGTGCTTAATGTGGGTCGCCTGAAATCCGGCAACTTTTCTTTCGTGCGCGACGACATTCAACGCGTGGTTCGAGCCGCTCACCCCAGCCGGGTCAAAGTGATTCTGGAAACCTGTCTGTTGACCGACGAAGAAAAGATCACCGCCTGCGTGCTGGCCAAAGAAGCCGGCGCCCATTTCGTCAAAACCTCCACCGGCTTTAACGTGGCAGGGGCCACGACAGAGGACGTCGCATTGATGCGGCGCGTGGTCGGCGAGGCGCTCGGCGTCAAGGCCTCCGGCGGCATTCGCGACCGGC harbors:
- the deoC gene encoding deoxyribose-phosphate aldolase; protein product: MNAVYNELTGGPAKPHSLAGLIDHTLLKPEANEAQIIQLCREAMQYGFYSVCVNPCWVQTCSQQLAGSGVKVCSVIGFPFGAHCTCLKVAETERAVQDGAAEVDMVLNVGRLKSGNFSFVRDDIQRVVRAAHPSRVKVILETCLLTDEEKITACVLAKEAGAHFVKTSTGFNVAGATTEDVALMRRVVGEALGVKASGGIRDRRTALAMIAAGANRLGVSAGIAIVTDTTAAPSA